A segment of the Frankineae bacterium MT45 genome:
AACATGATCGGGACGAAAGGTGTGCCCCGCCCCGAGCGGGAGGCGCAGATTCTGCTGGCTGCTATCGACGTCTTCGCTGCGAACGGCTATGCGGCGGCGGCGATCGTCGACATCGCCGACCGGGCCGGCATCTCGAAACCGCTGATTTATCAGTACTTCGGATCGAAGGACCAGCTCTATCTGCGGTGCCTGGCCCAGGTCTCAGACGATCTGATCGAGCGCATCGAAGAGACCATGAAGCGCGAGGATCCGTGGATAAGTTCGCTGCTGGGGACGATGCGGGCCATCTTCGAGGCGCTGGAGCCGTATCCGAGTGCCTGGCGGCTCGTCTTCGATCCATCCCTGCCGACCGACGGACTGCTCTACAGCCGGGCGCGCGCATATCAAGCACGGACGGCGGCGCTGGCCGCGATCGGAACCGAGCGGTTCCTCCGAGCCCGGGGCAATCGAAGTTCGCTGGACGCCTCTGCCCTGACGAGTGCCTGGATCAACATCATCCATGCGCTGATCACCTGGTGGATCGATCACCCGCGAGAGTCGGCTGATGCGATGATTCAGCGCTGCTCGCGGCTGCTCAACGCCATTGTTTCGCCGGAGATCGCGTAACTCTCGGCTTGTGTTGGTCTTTCATGCTGATCCAGCCGGGGCAGCTCGATTCTTGAACCCTGAGCCGTAAGGCCCGCGCGACTGAGCACGCGACGCCCCGATCGCCCGAGGCATTGCTCGCGCGTTGTCGGCGGCGCCTGGCGTCGTGCCTGATCGGCTCGGACTGGTGCTTGCTCGCCTCGCCCGTGGGTGGCGCGCAAGAGCTGTCTCAGGCGGAGTTGAACGGCCAGCCCGTCTCGGGGCCGTTGCGCTGGGCGCGCCGCACAAGTGCGTCGGCGGTCACCCGAATCTCAGCCTCGACGTCGACGCCGGTCTGATCGGCCAGCAGATAAAGGCCGTAGGCCAATTCACCGAGGCGCGGAGCCCAGTCGGCCGGCGGCCGGAAGGGGCGGCGGCCGCGCTCGGTGGCCGCGGTGGCCGTCGCCGCGAGAGCGCCGAGCTGTGTCTGAAGTTCCAGCAACAGCGCAGTGGCGGTTGCGTGGAGGTCGGCGGCGTCCGAACTGGCCGCCACCACCTGAGCCGGCGACGTCATCTGGGGGCCTGCCCGCTCACCGGGCTCAGGTCTGTAGTCACGCCTCGAACTTAGCCGACCGTCACTGCTGCTGACCAATTGGCGAGTCTGCGAGTGAGTATCCGAGTTTCGCTGTGGATACTCGCACGAAAGTGTCAGAGGCTTCAGGTACGTTCTGGCGGGGTCGTCTATGCCGTCTGTGGCGCTAGAATCCCCTGTGTTTTATTGATGATTCGGGTAGTCAGCTCACACTTCTTCGGGTAAACTGACGGCATGGTTGAGGGGCCAGATCAGATCTCAGGAGTGGGCGCGTCGGCAAAAGTCGCTGCCCTCCTCGGGCCGCTCAGCGAAGCGATCAATGCCGTCTTCGGGGCTCAGCTCGAGTCGTTCACCTCGGCCGAACTGCTCGAACTTCTGCAGGGCTGGGAATCCTGTACTCGCCGCGAAGTCGCGGTCGATCATCTTCTTGTGGCCGCGCTCATGGCTCGTGGCCTGGCCGATGAGTACGGGTTCTCTGCTCCGGCCGCGCTCCTCGCCGATCTGCTTCGGTTGGATCCGCGGGAGGCCAAGGCCCGCGTCCGCGCGGCGGAGGACCTCGGTCCGCGCACCGGATTCACCGGCGAGCCACTCGAATCGGTCTTCCCTCTGGTCGCCGCGGAGCAGAAGGCTGGGGCCATCTCGGCCCGGCACGCCCAAGTCATCGTTGCAACACTGGGCGGGTTGAGCGCGGAGTTGGACTTTGAACACGGCGCCGCCATCCAGGCCACACTCGTTGAGCAGTCCCGGTGGTTCGCCCCCAACGAACTGGCGAAAGTCGCGGCCCGGATCGTCGCCCATCTCGACCCCGATGGCGCTGCCCCGACGGACGCCAAGCAGCAGCGCGACCGGTGCTTCACGCTGGGAAAGCGGGACGACGGGATGGTGATCCCAACCGGTGCGCTGACTCCAGCCTGTGGCGCGGCGTCGGAGGCCGTTCTCGACTCGCTCTCCGCGCCTCTGCCGGTCACTGATTCAGATGGCGGCGTGCTGGAGCCTGATCGCCGGACCCCGGCCCAGCGTCGCCACGACGCGCTCCTCGACGCCTCGCGCCGGCTGTTGGCCGACGGCGGGTTGCCGAACAGCGGTGGGGTGGCGACGACACTGCTGATCACCATGACCGAAGAACAGTTCCGCACCCAACGGGGCTTCGCCTCGACCAGCCACGGCGACCTCATCTCAATTCCCGAGACAATGAGCCTGGCTGAGGAGGCGGATGTCGTGTCGGTGGTTCTCAACGCGGAGGGTGGAGTGCTCAGCCACGGTCGGACTCGCCGGCTTGCCTCACCCGCGCAGCGCCTGGCCCTCTTTGCCCGAGACCGCGGCTGCACTTTCCCGAGTTGCTCAATCCCTGCTCAATGGACGCAAGTCCACCATCAGACGCCCTGGCAGTACGGCGGTGAGACCTCCGTTCAGACGACGGCGTTGCTCTGCGGACATCACCATCGGAACTTCGAGAAGATGGGGTGGAGCCTGACCATGCCCGACGGCGTGCCGTGGTGGGTTCCGCCCAGACACATCGATCCAGCGCAGACCCCGAGGAGGAACCACCGACATCACCCACCGAACGCTGCCACCGGCATGGCACCGGTCTGAGTTGGCTCCCGCCTGCCTTGGCACAAGTCCGATTCGGGACCGCCTGAGCTGGTGTCGCCCTGTGCTGGTACAGCTCTGAGTCCCACCCTCCGTGTTGGTGCTAGTCAGGTTCGCGCTGGCCCGACCTGGCACCGGTCACCGTTGTCGCGCCAGTCCGAGATAGCACCGTCGCGAGTAAGGTGCGCCACACGGTCGGGCGAGGGGATCGGCGCTCTGGGAGCATCGGCGCGGGCAGCGAACCGACCGACAGGCTCAGTCGCCGACCTCCGCGTAGGCTCGATCACTGCATTGAGGCGCGCGGGCAACCGCGTCAGGAAGCGCCACCCAAAGAACCACGACCACTGAGGACGTTCGAACCGTGACTTCTGCTCCACCGCGTCTGCGGGTTGGCGTCGTCGGCACCGGTCGGGTCGGATCGGTGCTCGGAGCGGCGCTGCTGCGGGCCGGTCATCACGTGGTCGCGGCCAGCGGCGTATCCGACCGCTCCCAGTCCTACGCCCAACGGCTGCTACCCGGCGTGCCGATCCTGCCGCCGGACGAGGTCGTCGCTGATGCCGACCTGGTCCTGCTCGCCGTCCCGGACGACGCGCTGCGGTCGCTCGTCACCGGACTGGCCGCAACCGACGTCTGGCGTCCGGGGACGCTCGTCGCGCACACCTCTGGCGCCTACGGCATCAGCATCCTCGACGCCGCGGCCGCCCGGGGCGTCGTGCCCCTCGCTCTGCATCCGGTGATGACCTTCGCCGGGCGTCCGGAGGATCTCGACCGACTCGACGGAGCTGCGTTCGGTGTCACCTCGACCGACGAGATGCGCCCGGTCGCCGAGGCGCTCGTCGTGCAGATCGGCGGCGAGCCGGTCTGGGTGCCGGAACTTGCCCGTCCGATGTACCACGCTGCGCTCAGCATCGGCGCCAACTACCTGGTCACGATCGTCAATGATTCGCTGGACCTTCTCGATGCGGCCGGCGTCGAACAGTCGGCCCGTCTGATCGCACCGCTACTGAGTGCGGCCCTGGACAACGTGCTCCGGCTCCGTGACGGTGCCCTCACCGGCCCGGTCTCACGGGGTGACGTCGCCACCGTCGCCACTCACCTGACCACGCTGCGCGCCCAGGCGCCGCAGACCGTCGCCGCGTACATCGCCATGGCCAGGCGCACCGCCGAACGGGCCAACGCCGCCGGACAGCTGCGGGCCGATGCCCTCGAAGCGGTAACCGCGATACTGGACCAGTCATGAACGAACCCGTCAACGTCGTACATAGCCGCAGCGAATTCCTCGCGGCCCGGGCCAAACTCCCCGGAGCCCAGCGGTCGGGCGCTCAGCAGTTCGGTGAGAGCGGCACGCTCGGCGTCGTCCTCACCATGGGCGCACTTCACGACGGGCACGCCGCGCTGATGGACGCCGCCCGGGCCGAGTGCGATTCGTTGGTCGCCACCGTCTTCGTCAATCCGCTGCAGTTCGGTGACCCGGCCGACCTCAGCCGCTACCCGCGCACCCTCGAGGCCGATGTGGCGATCGCCCGCGACCATGGCGTCGATCTCCTCTGGGCCCCCGGAGTCAGCGACGTCTACACGGCCGGCGAGGTAGAGGTGACGCTCAACTCCGGACGCCTCGGCCAGGAACTGGAGGGGTCGGCGCGCCCCGGGCACTTCGACGGCATGCTCACCGTCGTCGCCAAATTCCTCAACATCATCCGCCCCGACCGTGCCTACTTCGGCGAGAAGGACTACCAGCAACTCACGCTCATCAAGCGGATGGTGGCCGACCTCGACCTCGGGCCGCAGATCGTCGGAGTCCCCACCGTCCGGGAGTCCGACGGCCTTGCCCTATCGAGTCGGAACGTGTTCCTGTCGGCCGAGGAGCGCGCCCGGTCACTCGCCCTCAGCGGGGCGTTGACCGCCGGTCGCGATGCTGCCGGCGCTGGTGCGGATGCCGCCCTAGTAGCCGCCCAGCGCGTCCTTGACGAGGCGGGTATCACCGCCGATTACTTGGCGCTGCGGGGAAACGACCTGGGCTCCCCGCGCCCCGGCGAGGCGGCCCGCCTGTTGGTTGCGGCCAAGTTCGGCGCGACCCGCCTCATCGACAACATCGGTATCGACGTCCTCGCCGGCCGGCCGACGGCTGCCGACGGGGCGTCGGCTGCGAACGAGCAGGCGCTCCGGAGCGATCAGGCATGAGAAGCGCGACGTCATCCGTCGGCGTACCCCGCCGCCTCGCATCGGCCGAAGAGGGCTGGAGCGCCGAGACCGACGTCGTCATCGTCGGGTCAGGTATCGCCGGGCTCACCACAGCACTGCAGATCGCCCGTCACTCGAGCCTGCGAATCATGCTTGTGACAAAGGACGTTCTCTCCGCCGGATCGACCCGGTGGGCCCAGGGCGGCATCGCCGCCGCACTCGGAATCGGTGACACTCCGGAGCAGCACCTGGCCGACACGCTGGTCGCCGGGGCCGGAATCTGCGATGAGGATGCGGTGCGTCTGCTGGTGCGCGAGGGTCCGGCCGCGGTCCGCGATCTGGCCGCCTTGGGTGCGCGCTTCGACCTCGCCCAGGACGGGGCGATCTCACTGACCCGCGAAGGCGGGCACCACCGCGACCGGATCGCGCACGCCGGCGGAGACGCGACCGGCGCCGAGATCGAACGAGCCCTGGTCGCCCGGGTCCTCGGGGCCTCCGGGGTCGAGGCGATCGAACACGCGCTGGTACTGGATCTACTGAAAACATCGGATGGTTCGGTGGCCGGCGTCACCCTGCACGTGATGGGCGAGGGGCAGCGCGACGGGGTCGGTTCGCTGCGAGCCCGGGCGGTTGTGCTGGCCACCGGCGGGTTCGGGCAGGTCTTCGCCTCGACCACCAACCCGAATGTCGCCACCGGCGACGGGGTCGCCGCCGCCATTCGTGCCGGCGCCGTGGTCCGCGACCTGGAGTTCGTCCAGTTCCACCCCACGGTCGCCTGGCTCGGCAGCCGCTCCCGCGGTCAGCAGCCGCTGGTGAGCGAGGCCGTCCGCGGCGAGGGCGCCTTCCTGGTCGACGACGCGGGAGTGCGCTTCATGCAGGGGCAGCACGAACTGGCCGATCTCGCCCCGCGCGACGTCGTGGCCAAGGCGATCCTGCGCCGCATGCAAGAGACCGGCGCCGAGCACATGTGGCTCGATGCGCGCCACTTCGGCACCGAGAAGTGGCGGGTCCGGTTCCCGACCATCTACGCCACCCTTGGGTCGCTGGGCATCGACCCGGCTCAGGACCTTATCCCGGTGGTGCCGGCCGCGCACTACGCCTCCGGGGGCGTCCACACCGACCTGCTCGGACAGACGAACCTGCCCGGCCTCTACGCCTGCGGGGAGACGGCCTGCACCGGTGTCCACGGCGCGAACCGGCTGGCCTCGAACTCCCTCCTCGAGGGGCTCGTCTTCGGACGGCGGATCGCGGCCACCCTGGTCGAGACGCTGGTCGAGCCGGCGCCGGCCCCGGCGACGGTCCCCTCAGCTGAACCCGCGGCCGTCCTGGCCGCCGAGGTACGCCCCGCGCTGCAGCAGATCATGAGCGAGCATGCCGGCGTGCTGCGTGACGCCAAGGGACTAGACGCCGCTGCCCGGGCGCTGGCCGAACTCGGCGCACACAGCTGCGACGAGCCGGGCACCGAGCACTGGGAGGCGACCAACCTCTTCACCGTCGCCACCGCGCTGGTCGAGGCGGCCCAGTTACGCGAGGAGACGCGCGGGTCGCACTGGCGTGAGGACTTCGCCGAGCGCGACGACGAGCACTGGCGTGGCCACCTCGACACCCGACTCGTCGACCGGACCGAACCGACCGCGACGGTCGCTGGTGGCCTCGCGCCCGAGATGCTCGTCAATCCGTTGCCCATCCCAACCCTCACCACGGAGTTCACCCGATGACATTCGTCGATCCCAGTGTCCGTGCCGTCGTCGAGTCGGCCGGCCTCGAGCCGTGGCGGGTCGACGAGGTGATCACTCGGGCGCTGGAGGAGGACATCGGCGCCGATGGTGACGTGACCACCAATTCGGTCATCCCGCCGACCCAGGTCGCTTCGGCTGACCTGGTGCCGCGCAGTTCCGGCGTGGTCGCTGGTCTTCCCGTAGCCGCGTGGGCCTTCGACGTGGTCGGGGAGGGGCGGCTGCGAGTCGAGTTCGGCACGGTGGACGGCAGTAGCGTCACTCCGGGCGAGGTGCTGGCGACGGTGACTGGACCCGTGCGTGACATCTTGACCGCCGAGCGCACCGCGCTGAACCTGCTCTGCCACCTGTCGGGGGTGGCGTCGCTGACCCGGGATTGGGTCGACGCAGTGGCCGGCACTGGCGCCCAGATTCGCGACACCCGCAAGACCATGCCCGGGCTGCGGGCGCTGGAGAAGTACGCCGTGCGCTGCGGCGGCGGTGTGAACCACCGGATGTCGCTCTCGGATGCGGCGCTGGTGAAGGACAATCACGTCGCGGCGGCCGGCGGGGTGGCGCAGGCGTTCGAGCTCGTCCGGGAGGCCTACCCCGAACTCTCCATCGAGGTGGAGGCCGACACCGTCGAGCAGGCCCGAGAGGCGATCGAGGCCGGTGCCCAACTGGTCCTGCTGGACAACATGTCTTCCGCCTCGCTGCGTGAGGTGGTTCGCATCGCGGCTGGCTTCGAAGGCGTGAAGCTCGAGGCCTCCGGTGGGCTCACCCTCGCCAGGGCCCGCGAAGTGGCCGAGACCGGCGTCGACTATCTTTCCGTCGGGGCCCTGACGCACTCCGCGCCGGTCCTCGACATCGGCCTGGACCTGAGCTAACCCCTTCCGGTTTTGGCAAGATGACCGGCGATTCCGGGTCACCTTGCCAAAAGCGCAGAGAGAGAACGGTGCGGCACATGCTGCTTGCGATTGACATCGGCAACACGAATACGGTGCTGGGCATCTTCGACGGGGAGAAGCTCGACCACTCGTGGCGCATCAAGACCGATGCCCGCAGTACGGCCGACGAACTCGCGCTCACGTTCCGCGGGCTGCTGGCCGAGCACGCCGTCGACGGTGTCGCCGCCTGCTCAACCGTCCCGGCCGCCATGCGCGAACTGCGCGTCATGCTCGAGCGCTACTACCCGGGGCTGCCGACGGTGCTGGTCGAGCCGGGCGTGCGGACCGGGGTCAGCCTGCAGTACGAGAACCCGAAGGAGGTCGGCGCCGACCGGATCGTCAACACGCTGGCCGCTTTCCATCTCGTGCACGGCCCGGCGATCGTCGTCGACTTCGGCACCACCACCAACTTCGACGTCGTCAGCGCCAAGGGCGAGTTCATGGGCGGCGCGCTCGCCCCCGGCATCGAGATCTCCCTGGACGCACTGGCGGCCCGGGCCGCGCAGCTGCGCAAGGTGGAGCTGGTGATTCCCCGTTCGCCGATCGGCAAGAGCACCGTTGAGGCACTTCAGTCCGGAATTCTCTACGGGTTCGCCGGGCAGGTCGACGGGTTGGTGCGGCGGCTAAGCCGCGAGCTGATGCCCGACGCCCCGGAGTCGGTTGAGGTGATCGCCACCGGCGGCCTCGCGCCGCTGATGACCGACAACTCCGAGACGATCACCCGCTTCGAGCCCGATCTCACCCTGCTCGGGCTGCGGCTGATCTACGAACGCAACGCCTGACCGCTGTTCGGCCCACTGGGCTTCTGCGCAGGCCCGGGCCTCAGGCCCGAGCGGCCCGCAGCGCGATGGTGGTGTAGCCGACGTCGATCAGCTCCCCGGACGGCACCTCTGCCTCGAGGCGGGCGCGGATGGTGGCCAGCAGTTGGCTCCGCTCGTCGGCGTCCATCGCGATCACGTACGAGCGTGAACTGATCAGCTCGAGAACGCCGTCGACGCTCAGGGCCTGGCTGTGGTCGAAGTCGCGGCGTTCCGTCGTCGCGAAGAAGTGACGATCGAGCTCGATCGGGGTGTTCTGCTCCGGCCGCAGCTGCTTCGCCGTCCGCCCCATGCTCCGGCTGGCCGCCACGCTCGCCGCGTCGAAGGCGTTGAAGGTTGAGGATGCCGGATCGCGGCGGTTCCAGAGCAGGCCGGCCACGCCGCCTGGGCGCAGCACCCGTGCCATCTCCGCATCGGCCGCCGGTCGATCGAACCAATGGAAGGCCGAGCCGACGACGACCGCATCCACGCTGGCGTCCGGGAGGTCGATCGCCTCGGCCGATCCCAACCGCGAGTCGATTGTCGGGAAGTGCTCACGCAGCCGCGCCAGCATGTTGGGAGACGGGTCGATGGCGGTCACCGTGAGCCCGCGGGCCACCAGCGAGCGGGTCAGCTTGCCGGTTCCGGCCCCCAGGTCGAGTACTTCGCGGGCGTCACCGGGCAGGATCCAGTCGAGCGCCGCGTCTGGGAATCCGGGACGGGCGCGGTCATAGACGTCCGCAGCCCCGTCGAAAGTGGCGGCTAAGCGTCGACGATCAGCCGCCCCAAGACGGCGATGCGGGACACCGGGAAACGTCACGCCTCAAACGTAGCGTTAGCGTCCCGACTCCGCCTGCACGCCCACTGCATCCGCAGTCCCAGCCACCGGGTCAGTCCCCGCCACCGGGTCAGTCGCCGCAACCGGACCAGTCCCAGCCACCGGGCCAGCCGCCAGGGTCTCTGCACCGGAGTGCTCGGCACCGGAGCGTGCTGCGCCGGGTTGTTCCGCACCCGAGCGCCCGGCGCGACCGGAGAACCGGCGATCGCCGAGGCGAGCCAGTCGCAGTGCGGGACGCTCCACTACGAACCAGCTGGCCGCAGCCACCGGCAGCGTCACCAGCACCGCCAGCAAGCTGGAGAGCGCGTAGCCGAGGCGCTGTACGTTCAGCAGCACCAGGAGCTGCTGTAGCGGGAAGGCATAGATGTAGATGCCGTAGGAGATGTCGTTGCGCGCCCCGATCCGCTCCAGCCGCAGCCGCGCGCCGAGCCAGAGCAGCAGGTAGGCGAGCGGGATCGCGCCGAAGGTGGCTAGCCGATCTACGTCCCCGGCGGCCACGCAGGCGGCCGCCGACACAGAGGCGATCGGCCAGAGCAGCGGCAGCCGATCACTGAAGAGCGCGGCGAGCGCACCGGCGAAGAAGGCCGTACCGAGGGTGGCCAGCTCCGTGTAGTTGATGAAGCGCCCACCCGGAACCTGCTCGGTGGCCACCACCAGCAGGACGACGAACCCGGCCAGCACCAGCCAGCGGTGAGCCCGCACCGGGGCGAAGAGGAGCAGGCCGATCATCAGGTAGCAGGCGAACTCGAAGTAGAGCGTCCAGAGCGACCCGTCCCAGGCCTGGGGGAACGGGACGCTATCCAGCGTGTGCCGGATGTCGTACTGGTTGATGTTCAGGGTGAGGTTGTCCACCACGTAGTGCGTCGCTGAGCTCCACTCGACCCGCCCCGGCCCGATCAGTTCGGCCAGCGGCGCGAAGGCGACCGCAGTGACCACGAGGCAGATCAGGAACGCCGGGTAGATCCGCAGGAACCGGTGCCGCAGGTACGAGCCGAAGGAGCGCTGCCGCCGGCTATTGGTGATGAGGAAGCCAGAGATCGCAAAGAAGCCGGCGACGGCCCAGTGGCCGGCCCTGATCTGGGGCGACGACTGATCCGAACCGAAGCCGCCGAGCTCCACCTGATGGGAGAGGAGCACGGTGATCGCCAGCAGAAGGCGCAGGAAATTAAGGCTGTTCTGCCGACCCTGGTAGGCCGTGGTGACGTTCGGCAACCGGCAGCTCAGGCGCTCTTGAAGACGATGGTGGCCATCAGCCAGATCGTCTTCGCCTGCGTGCCTGCGCTAGCCCCCGGCGTCGCCCCGGCCGTCACGGGCGCATCCTCGGTCAGGAGGTCCATATTCCCGTTCTTGGGCAGGTTCACCCGCGCCGTGTAGCCGGGGTCAGCCGTCGGCGTGGTCCCGAAGCCGGAGTCGGCGTAGAACCCGATGGCCAGCCCGTTCTGCGTGGTCGCCGGCGTCGCCCCGGAACTCACGGCCTGGTTCGCCGTCGTCGTGCCGGTCGCTTGTGCGGTCACGTCCACCGGGTTCGTCGCCGCCAGACCGGAGTACTCGGAGAACCCGATGCCGATGTCGGCCTTCTTGGTGGTGGTCGCCGTGATCACCGGCTTCGTCCCGCTCCCGGCGGTCACCGGGGCGCTCCAGATGCTCATCTCGGTGCCGTCAGAGGCGGTGAAATGCAGGAGTTCGCTATAAGTGTTGCCGGC
Coding sequences within it:
- a CDS encoding transcriptional regulator, TetR family, encoding MIGTKGVPRPEREAQILLAAIDVFAANGYAAAAIVDIADRAGISKPLIYQYFGSKDQLYLRCLAQVSDDLIERIEETMKREDPWISSLLGTMRAIFEALEPYPSAWRLVFDPSLPTDGLLYSRARAYQARTAALAAIGTERFLRARGNRSSLDASALTSAWINIIHALITWWIDHPRESADAMIQRCSRLLNAIVSPEIA
- a CDS encoding Predicted oxidoreductase, contains short-chain dehydrogenase (SDR) and DUF2520 domains, translating into MTSAPPRLRVGVVGTGRVGSVLGAALLRAGHHVVAASGVSDRSQSYAQRLLPGVPILPPDEVVADADLVLLAVPDDALRSLVTGLAATDVWRPGTLVAHTSGAYGISILDAAAARGVVPLALHPVMTFAGRPEDLDRLDGAAFGVTSTDEMRPVAEALVVQIGGEPVWVPELARPMYHAALSIGANYLVTIVNDSLDLLDAAGVEQSARLIAPLLSAALDNVLRLRDGALTGPVSRGDVATVATHLTTLRAQAPQTVAAYIAMARRTAERANAAGQLRADALEAVTAILDQS
- a CDS encoding pantothenate synthetase, with product MNEPVNVVHSRSEFLAARAKLPGAQRSGAQQFGESGTLGVVLTMGALHDGHAALMDAARAECDSLVATVFVNPLQFGDPADLSRYPRTLEADVAIARDHGVDLLWAPGVSDVYTAGEVEVTLNSGRLGQELEGSARPGHFDGMLTVVAKFLNIIRPDRAYFGEKDYQQLTLIKRMVADLDLGPQIVGVPTVRESDGLALSSRNVFLSAEERARSLALSGALTAGRDAAGAGADAALVAAQRVLDEAGITADYLALRGNDLGSPRPGEAARLLVAAKFGATRLIDNIGIDVLAGRPTAADGASAANEQALRSDQA
- a CDS encoding L-aspartate oxidase; translation: MRSATSSVGVPRRLASAEEGWSAETDVVIVGSGIAGLTTALQIARHSSLRIMLVTKDVLSAGSTRWAQGGIAAALGIGDTPEQHLADTLVAGAGICDEDAVRLLVREGPAAVRDLAALGARFDLAQDGAISLTREGGHHRDRIAHAGGDATGAEIERALVARVLGASGVEAIEHALVLDLLKTSDGSVAGVTLHVMGEGQRDGVGSLRARAVVLATGGFGQVFASTTNPNVATGDGVAAAIRAGAVVRDLEFVQFHPTVAWLGSRSRGQQPLVSEAVRGEGAFLVDDAGVRFMQGQHELADLAPRDVVAKAILRRMQETGAEHMWLDARHFGTEKWRVRFPTIYATLGSLGIDPAQDLIPVVPAAHYASGGVHTDLLGQTNLPGLYACGETACTGVHGANRLASNSLLEGLVFGRRIAATLVETLVEPAPAPATVPSAEPAAVLAAEVRPALQQIMSEHAGVLRDAKGLDAAARALAELGAHSCDEPGTEHWEATNLFTVATALVEAAQLREETRGSHWREDFAERDDEHWRGHLDTRLVDRTEPTATVAGGLAPEMLVNPLPIPTLTTEFTR
- a CDS encoding nicotinate-nucleotide pyrophosphorylase [carboxylating], yielding MTFVDPSVRAVVESAGLEPWRVDEVITRALEEDIGADGDVTTNSVIPPTQVASADLVPRSSGVVAGLPVAAWAFDVVGEGRLRVEFGTVDGSSVTPGEVLATVTGPVRDILTAERTALNLLCHLSGVASLTRDWVDAVAGTGAQIRDTRKTMPGLRALEKYAVRCGGGVNHRMSLSDAALVKDNHVAAAGGVAQAFELVREAYPELSIEVEADTVEQAREAIEAGAQLVLLDNMSSASLREVVRIAAGFEGVKLEASGGLTLARAREVAETGVDYLSVGALTHSAPVLDIGLDLS
- a CDS encoding type III pantothenate kinase, coding for MLLAIDIGNTNTVLGIFDGEKLDHSWRIKTDARSTADELALTFRGLLAEHAVDGVAACSTVPAAMRELRVMLERYYPGLPTVLVEPGVRTGVSLQYENPKEVGADRIVNTLAAFHLVHGPAIVVDFGTTTNFDVVSAKGEFMGGALAPGIEISLDALAARAAQLRKVELVIPRSPIGKSTVEALQSGILYGFAGQVDGLVRRLSRELMPDAPESVEVIATGGLAPLMTDNSETITRFEPDLTLLGLRLIYERNA
- a CDS encoding Methyltransferase domain-containing protein produces the protein MTFPGVPHRRLGAADRRRLAATFDGAADVYDRARPGFPDAALDWILPGDAREVLDLGAGTGKLTRSLVARGLTVTAIDPSPNMLARLREHFPTIDSRLGSAEAIDLPDASVDAVVVGSAFHWFDRPAADAEMARVLRPGGVAGLLWNRRDPASSTFNAFDAASVAASRSMGRTAKQLRPEQNTPIELDRHFFATTERRDFDHSQALSVDGVLELISSRSYVIAMDADERSQLLATIRARLEAEVPSGELIDVGYTTIALRAARA
- a CDS encoding Peptidoglycan/LPS O-acetylase OafA/YrhL, contains acyltransferase and SGNH-hydrolase domains encodes the protein MPNVTTAYQGRQNSLNFLRLLLAITVLLSHQVELGGFGSDQSSPQIRAGHWAVAGFFAISGFLITNSRRQRSFGSYLRHRFLRIYPAFLICLVVTAVAFAPLAELIGPGRVEWSSATHYVVDNLTLNINQYDIRHTLDSVPFPQAWDGSLWTLYFEFACYLMIGLLLFAPVRAHRWLVLAGFVVLLVVATEQVPGGRFINYTELATLGTAFFAGALAALFSDRLPLLWPIASVSAAACVAAGDVDRLATFGAIPLAYLLLWLGARLRLERIGARNDISYGIYIYAFPLQQLLVLLNVQRLGYALSSLLAVLVTLPVAAASWFVVERPALRLARLGDRRFSGRAGRSGAEQPGAARSGAEHSGAETLAAGPVAGTGPVAATDPVAGTDPVAGTADAVGVQAESGR